A genomic region of Phragmites australis chromosome 2, lpPhrAust1.1, whole genome shotgun sequence contains the following coding sequences:
- the LOC133901804 gene encoding dnaJ protein ERDJ7, whose protein sequence is MAAASPLVSLSLLLLLLPASNAIYCDEDDCYDLLGVKQDANASEIRKAYYKLSLKHHPDKSPDPESRKLFVKIANAYEILKDESTREQYDYAIAHPEEVFYNTAQYYRAYYGHKTDPRAVLIGLLLVVSAFQYINQLTRYNQAIESVKQTPAYKNRLKALEFERTGGIASKKKGHRQVDKKVEQELSNELELQIHGVEKPSMWRLYGVQFVLLPYSIGKVLIWEICWFWRYRVKKLPYAWDDACYLTWTSLKMPANTWKNIDESVKDNLVTRRLWEKNNMERYMAEMRKESKRRR, encoded by the exons ATGGCTGCCGCTTCTCCCCTCGTTTctctttccctcctcctcctcctcctcccagcctCTAACGCTATCTACTGCGACGAGGACGACTGCTACGACCTCCTCGG GGTTAAGCAAGACGCGAACGCGTCGGAGATAAGGAAAGCCTACTACAAGCTCTCCCTCAAACA CCATCCGGACAAGAGCCCTGATCCGGAGTCGCGGAAGCTCTTCGTCAAGATCGCCAATGCTTACGAG ATCCTAAAAGATGAATCTACAAGGGAGCAATATGACTATGCTATTGCACATCCAGAGGAG GTTTTCTACAACACAGCTCAGTACTATAGAGCATACTATGGACATAAAACG GATCCTCGGGCCGTATTAATTGGTCTTCTTCTAGTTGTTTCAGCATTTCAATACATAAACCAGCTGACAAGGTATAACCAG GCGATAGAAAGCGTCAAACAAACTCCTGCTTACAAAAATAGGTTAAAAGCATTGGAGTTTGAGCGAACAGGGGGGATCGCAAGCAAAAAGAAGGGTCACAGGCAGGTGGACAA GAAGGTCGAACAAGAGCTCAGTAATGAACTCGAATTGCAGATCCATGGGGTCGAGAAACCATCTATGTGGAGGCTCTATGGTGTCCAATTTGTACTTTTGCCTTACTCCATTGGCAAG GTGCTTATTTGGGAGATTTGTTGGTTTTGGAGATACCGGGTAAAGAAACTACCATATGCATGGGATGATGCGTGCTACTTGACTTGGACTTCACTCAAGATGCCTGCCAATACATGGAAAAATATTG ATGAGTCTGTGAAGGATAATCTAGTCACTAGGCGCCTTTGGGAAAAGAATAACATGGAGAGGTACATGGCGGAGATGAGAAAGGAATCAAAGCGCAGAAGATAG
- the LOC133901822 gene encoding RNA-binding protein Y14A-like: MAAANAGDVEVVDFDSDDDDLMDDDAPEANPAPAAPRLRSTIAAGGDSAAAARKTKGRGFREEPSSSRPLAGRGDFDSLGSDDGPGPLRSIEGWIILVTGVHEEAQEDDLHNAFREFGQVKNLHLNLDRRTGFVKGYALIEYENFEEAQAAIKAMDGSELVTQIINVDWAFSSGPVKRRNVRRRSRSPPRRRY, translated from the exons atggcggcggcgaacGCGGGGGATGTGGAGGTGGTCGACTTCGactccgacgacgacgacctcaTGGACGACGACGCCCCCGAGGCCAACCCGGCCCCGGCGGCCCCGCGCCTCCGTTCCACCATCGCCGCCGGAGGGGActccgccgctgccgcgcgcAAGACCAAGGGCCGCGGGTTCCGCGAGGAACCTTCCTCCTCGCGCCCCCTCGCCGGCCGCGGCGACTTCGATTCCCTTGGCTCGGACGACGGCCCCGGCCCCCTCAGAT CTATTGAGGGGTGGATTATTTTGGTAACTGGGGTTCATGAAGAAGCACAGGAGGATGATCTCCATAATGCTTTTCGGGAGTTTGGGCAGGTCAAGAACCTGCATTTGAATTTAGATCGCCGTACTGGGTTTGTCAAG GGATATGCTTTGATTGAATACGAGAACTTTGAGGAAGCCCAGGCTGCAATAAAAGCAATGGACGGAAGTGAGCTTGTTACACAGATAATAAATGTTGACTGGGCATTTAGTAGTGGCCCTGTCAAGCGAAGAAATGTTCGCAGGAG ATCAAGGAGCCCTCCCAGGAGGAGATACTGA
- the LOC133901813 gene encoding dual specificity protein phosphatase 1B-like, with translation MSMPEAGSAAERDERGRDEYEQQQARVLVALMQGFCAARYRKADNTPCSIEQGLYLGSVGAALNKGSLKSLNITHILIVARSLNPSFPAEFNYKKIEVLDSPDTDLLKHFDECFSFIDEAISTGGNVLVHCFAGRSRSVTIVVAYLMKKHQMSLESALSLVRSKRPQVAPNEGFISQLENFERSLQVEQERRMQSVQN, from the exons ATGTCCATGCCGGAGGCGGGATCAGCGGCGGAGAGGGATGAGCGCGGGAGGGACGAGTACGAGCAGCAGCAGGCTCGGGTGCTCGTGGCGCTGATGCAGGGCTTCTGCGCCGCGCGGTACCGCAAGGCCGACAACACGCCTTGCTCCATCGAGCAG GGTCTCTATTTGGGATCTGTTGGCGCTGCGCTGAACAAGGGGTCTCTGAAGAGTTTGAACATCACCCATATCTTGATTGTTGCAAGATCATTGAATCCATCCTTTCCAGCTGAATTTAACTACAAAAAGATCGAGG TACTTGACAGCCCAGACACTGATTTGTTAAAGCACTTTGATGAATGCTTTAGTTTTATAGATGAAGCCATAAGCACTGGAGGCAATGTGTTGGTCCATTGCTTTGCTGGGCGGTCGAGGAG TGTCACAATTGTTGTTGCATATCTCATGAAGAAGCATCAAATGAGCCTCGAAAGTGCCTTGTCACTAGTTAGAAGCAAACGACCTCAAGTAGCTCCTAATGAAGGCTTTATTTCTCAGCTGGAGAACTTTGAGAGATCCCTGCAAG TGGAGCAGGAACGGAGAATGCAATCTGTGCAGAACTAA